The Arachis hypogaea cultivar Tifrunner chromosome 19, arahy.Tifrunner.gnm2.J5K5, whole genome shotgun sequence genome has a window encoding:
- the LOC112778796 gene encoding uncharacterized protein, with protein sequence MNRINRKLKFDNMFCVEPRGLSGGLCLLWKSNVNVNVYEWCDNYIKANININNDLKWQGIFVYGNPVFKKRRKLWQELTVSNISKEEPQVYLGDFNDILNQEEKAGMLPQPKICLETFRRFVDENGLMDVDLKGSKYTWFSNPRNNFITRERLDRVLVNWNWLQIYQNVSLKAAPAISSDHCALILDLQPRGRIKREFKFEAFWAEHEECKEVIKKGWQQDEGNRNCWGKFIRKRNRCIRELMEWSKRKFKRADKELERKKAELHHIQESDMSERDQRRERELKNQISELWKQEEKYWGQRSRLKWLKWGEKNTSFFHATTIQRRIRNRIDKVKDETGQWIQGEASIMRLVERYYTKLFTSEGDRNLEECVKDIPKRVTREMNEELMAKIKDEEIREAVFSMGGLKAPGPDGLNGLFFQQHWEILSKEVCGVVKQIFEEGCIPGDLGETTVVLVPKVSQPESLNQLRPISCCNFAYKIVTKVLVGRLRKVLDQIISPVQSAFVKGRLIQDNIIIVQEAFHMLNKKGNAGSQDLAIKLDMNKAYDRLEWNFMQRVMEELGFSNEWVRLVMSCVKSVTYRFKINGKLSSRITPQRGLRQGDPLSPYLFILAAESFTILMEKARRDRLISGIRLAQSAPVITHLLFADDCIIFAGAEEEEIFQLIQILNKYTEASGQRINIEKSGLIFGSQVSIQKRVNIEEITGMASWDDPGRYLGLPARWGRSKNRALEWIKEKILDKMQGWKEKLLNQAGKEILIKAVIQAIPAFAMNIIKFPKSFCREIEAAIARFWWANNGREKSIHWKSWKKLTRSKTNGGLGFKDLECQNIAHLAKQTWRLLKEGEAIWAKTLKAIYYPNCSLWEAKEGRNASWIWKSLLEGRDFIRKKGRWSIGSGMEIDIWEDNWVAGIGKLRRYGEEQVRKVSDLIKHGEGWNENRIREIFPGNIAESITRTPISLINKKDNLIWPYTAEGHYTVKSGYRAAKEEKDAKEEEKLNEASSSQNHREIWGTIWRLPVPQKIRMFLWKAVEGILPVNSNLYKRRCAVKPSCSICQDENETVEHALLLCPWTRAVWFGSSIQITPTAYNVASFGRWIWDTVQKIRRETGKDQERILCKLGCVCWYIWKTRNQYIFQQATINPKQAIINAEQLAAEYHNTTSGSSTQHNSSKGRIGDKKRVTWRPPPQDRLKVNTDAAFQKDTGKAASGVVIRNWQGKFITGTTTKFTTTSATAAEAQAYREALILIKNLQIENCIIETDCLQLVQVVKARTPIVEADAILRDILQLLEEAPTVGATWTPREGNIVAHQLAAMALGNVLTSQWTYNMPNPVRNSIRTEATFAISHHNQLPQIQQVGHSFPTNQQRIHKERDIPLRGGMDTRDMHQAERAEKHQPNAAQGRTMERSNHIGRDEGADRRRSADGYDPWRKGSRQRIVEAETTQPEDPSRLLQKRRQYRTDEENIHECSRQQETRPGSKATKKRVVLGSSVRETGFGANRVLFERPASHLPPFTPLSLSSRHQRTSPPSPPSEEATRRTAAAPSSPIRRTVPVLPTTDAATAPSSSLHHAPYSQRYYCTFFSHASCRSCSSCKQRCYCSPSSPLCDVAPSSRQRPCFTTVPTLHLCPDFYAVASCLRHFHHEKPESQYSSGGTGLRERLRPK encoded by the exons ATGAATAGGATTAATAGAAAGCTGAAGTTTGATAATATGTTTTGCGTAGAACCCCGAGGCCTGTCCGGTGGACTATGTCTTCTATGGAAATCTAATGTGAATGTTAATGTTTATGAATGGTGTGACAACTATATTAAAGCCAATATTAACATTAATAATGATTTGAAATGGCAGGGCATTTTTGTGTATGGAAATCCTGTTTTTAAGAAGCGAAGGAAACTATGGCAGGAGCTCACGGTAAGTAATATAAGCAAGGAGGAACCTCAAGTTTATTTGGGGGACTTCAATGACATTCTAAACCAAGAAGAAAAGGCAGGTATGCTCCCACAACCTAAAATCTGTTTAGAAACGTTTAGGAGGTTTGTAGATGAAAATGGATTGATGGATGTCGACTTAAAGGGAAGTAAATATACCTGGTTCAGTAATCCTAGAAACAACTTCATAACTAGGGAAAGATTAGATAGGGTGTTAGTGAATTGGAATTGGTTGCAGATTTACCAGAACGTTAGCCTAAAAGCAGCTCCGGCCATAAGCTCGGATCATTGTGCGCTCATATTGGATTTACAACCGAGAGGGAGGATAAAAAGAGAattcaagtttgaggcattttgggcTGAACATGAGGAGTGCAAAGAGGTGATCAAGAAGGGCTGGCAACAAGATGAGGGAAATAGGAATTGTTGGGGCAAATTCATTAGAAAGAGAAACAGATGCATAAGGGAGCTGATGGAATGGAGCAAACGAAAGTTTAAGAGAGCAGATAAAGAACTAGAAAGAAAGAAAGCAGAATTACATCACATCCAAGAGAGCGATATGTCAGAAAGAGACCAAAGAAGAGAGAGGGAATTGAAGAACCAAATATCAGAACTATGGAAACAAGAGGAGAAATATTGGGGGCAAAGATCAAGGCTGAAATGGCTAAAATGGGGGGAAAAAAACACATCATTCTTTCATGCAACAACCATTCAGAGAAGAATTAGGAACAGAATTGACAAAGTGAAAGATGAAACAGGCCAGTGGATACAAGGAGAGGCAAGCATAATGAGGTTGGTGGAAAGGTACTACACTAAATTATTCACCTCCGAAGGGGACAGAAACTTGGAAGAGTGTGTAAAAGACATACCAAAAAGAGTTACTAGAGAGATGAATGAGGAGCTAATggcaaaaattaaagatgagGAAATAAGGGAGGCTGTTTTCAGTATGGGAGGACTGAAAGCTCCAGGGCCAGATGGTTTAAATGGGCTTTTCTTCCAACAACACTGGGAGATCTTAAGCAAAGAAGTCTGTGGAGTAGTGAAGCAAATTTTTGAAGAAGGATGTATACCAGGGGATCTAGGGGAAACTACTGTTGTTTTGGTGCCCAAGGTTAGCCAACCTGAAAGCCTAAATCAGCTCAGACCAATAAGTTGCTGCAACTTTGCATATAAAATAGTAACTAAGGTCCTGGTGGGAAGGCTAAGGAAAGTGTTAGATCAAATCATATCTCCAGTTCAGAGTGCATTTGTCAAAGGAAGACTCATACAAGACAATATAATTATAGTGCAAGAAGCTTTTCATATGCTAAATAAAAAAGGAAACGCTGGAAGTCAGGACCTAGCGATAAAATTGGACATGAATAAAGCCTATGATAGATTGGAGTGGAATTTTATGCAAAGGGTCATGGAAGAACTTGGATTTAGTAATGAATGGGTGAGGCTGGTTATGAGCTGTGTTAAAAGCGTCACTTACAGATTTAAAATAAATGGGAAGCTATCCAGTAGAATTACCCCACAAAGAGGACTTAGGCAGGGAGACCCATTATCACCATACCTCTTCATTTTGGCAGCTGAAAGCTTCACTATTCTGATGGAAAAGGCGAGAAGGGATAGGCTGATTTCTGGAATAAGATTAGCTCAATCTGCACCGGTCATCACTCATTTGTTATTTGCTGACGATTGCATAATTTTTGCAGGTGCGGAAGAGGAGGAGATATTTCAACTAATCCAGATTTTAAACAAATACACGGAGGCATCAGGACAAAGAATCAACATTGAAAAATCCGGGCTAATCTTTGGAAGCCAAGTATCTATACAAAAGAGGGTGAACATAGAAGAGATAACTGGAATGGCGTCATGGGATGATCCAGGAAGATATTTAGGGCTGCCTGCAAGATGGGGAAGATCCAAAAATAGGGCGTTGGAGTGGATAAAGGAGAAAATACTTGACAAAATGCAAGGATGGAAAGAGAAGCTGCTAAACCAAGCTGGAAAGGAGATTTTGATAAAAGCAGTAATTCAAGCGATCCCGGCTTTTGCTATGAACATCATCAAATTCCCAAAATCATTCTGCAGAGAAATCGAGGCTGCAATAGCGAGATTCTGGTGGGCAAACAATGGGAGGGAAAAAAGTATCCATTGGAAAAGCTGGAAAAAGTTGACTAGGAGTAAAACAAACGGAGGCTTAGGGTTCAAGGATTTGGAGTGTCAAAACATTGCGCATCTAGCGAAACAGACTTGGAGGCTGCTAAAAGAGGGGGAAGCTATTTGGGCAAAGACGCTAAAAGCAATTTATTACCCTAATTGTAGCTTATGGgaagcaaaagaaggaagaaatgcGTCATGGATATGGAAAAGCTTGTTGGAGGGAAGGGATTTTATTAGGAAGAAAGGAAGATGGAGCATAGGGAGTGGAATGGAAATAGATATATGGGAGGATAATTGGGTggcaggaattgggaaattgagGAGATATGGAGAAGAACAAGTCAGAAAAGTGAGTGACCTTATAAAGCATGGAGAGGGCTGGAATGAAAACAGAATCAGAGAAATATTTCCGGGGAACATAGCAGAATCTATCACAAGAACACCTATAAGCCTGATAAACAAAAAGGATAATCTGATCTGGCCATACACAGCCGAAGGACATTACACAGTGAAATCAGGTTACCGGGCTGCGAAAGAGGAGAAAGAtgcaaaagaagaggaaaaattaAATGAAGCTTCATCAAGTCAGAATCACAGGGAGATTTGGGGGACTATATGGAGACTACCAGTGCCACAAAAGATCAGAATGTTCCTATGGAAAGCAGTGGAAGGTATTCTACCAGTAAATAGCAATTTGTACAAGCGCAGATGTGCAGTTAAGCCTTCATGTAGCATTTGCCAGGATGAGAATGAAACTGTCGAACATGCCTTACTCTTATGTCCGTGGACGAGGGCGGTTTGGTTTGGATCAAGTATTCAAATAACACCTACAGCCTATAATGTGGCATCGTTTGGAAGATGGATATGGGATACAGTACAGAAAATAAGAAGGGAGACAGGGAAGGACCAGGAAAGGATACTATGTAAGCTGGGGTGTGTGTGTTGGTACATTTGGAAGACAAGAAACCAATACATATTCCAGCAAGCAACAATCAATCCAAAACAGGCAATAATCAATGCAGAACAACTAGCAGCAGAATACCACAACACAACAAGCGGCAGTAGCACACAACATAATTCAAGCAAAGGCAGGATTGGGGATAAGAAGAGAGTTACCTGGAGACCCCCACCACAAGACAGGTTGAAGGTCAATACTGATGCAGCGTTCCAGAAAGATACAGGTAAGGCAGCTTCAGGCGTCGTCATTAGGAATTGGCAGGGCAAGTTCATTACTGGGACAACAACAAAATTTACCACAACTTCAGCAACAGCAGCAGAAGCTCAGGCATACAGAGAAGCTCTAATACTAATAAAGAATTTACAAATAGAAAATTGTATAATTGAAACAGATTGCTTACAACTGGTCCAAGTTGTCAAGGCGAGAACGCCAATAGTGGAGGCAGACGCAATTCTCAGAGACATTCTGCAATTGCTTGAAGAGGCGCCAACTGTAGGAGCTACCTGGACTCCAAGGGAAGGCAACATAGTAGCCCACCAATTGGCAGCGATGGCATTGGGGAATGTTCTCACGAGCCAGTGGACTTACAATATGCCTAATCCAGTTAGAAATTCAATTAGAACAGAAGCCACATTCGCAATCTCTCACCATAATCAATTGCCGCAAATTCAACAGGTTGGGCATTCGTTCCCTACCAATCAGCAAAGAATACATAAAGAACGGGACATACCTCTGAGGGGAGGAATGGATACACGAGACATGCATCAAGCTGAACGGGCAGAGAAGCATCAACCCAATGCGGCGCAGGGGCGAACCATGGAGAGGAGCAACCACATTGGCAGAGATGAGGGAGCAGATCGACGAAGGAGTGCAGATGGCTATGATCCATGGCGGAAAGGTTCAAGGCAGAGGATTGTTGAGGCCGAGACAACCCAACCAGAAGATCCATCGCGGTTACTCCAAAAACGGCGGCAGTATCGGACGGATGAGGAGAATATACATGAATGCTCCAGACAACAAGAAACTCGACCAGGGAGCAAAGCGACGAAGAAGAGAGTAGTGTTAGGGTCGAGTGTGAGGGAGACTGGGTTTGGGGCGAATCGGGTTCTGTTTGAAAGGCCGG CCTCTCACCTTCCACCTTTCACTCCCCTTTCCCTGTCGAGCCGTCACCAACGCACTTCACCGCCGTCGCCACCGTCTGAAGAAGCAACGCGCCGCACTGCCGCTGCACCTTCTTCTCCCATACGTCGCACTGTCCCTGTGCTCCCTACAACCGACGCCGctactgcaccttcttcttctttacATCACGCCCCCTACTCTCAACGCTACTACTGCACCTTCTTCTCCCATGCGTCGTGCCGCTCCTGTTCTTCTTGCAAGCAACGCTGCTACTGCTCGCCTTCTTCTCCCCTCTGTGATGTCGCACCATCGTCGAGGCAGAGGCCTTGTTTCACCACTGTTCCAACGCTGCACCTCTGCCCTGACTTCTACGCTGTTGCGTCGTGTCTTCGTCACTTCCATCAC GAGAAACCAGAGTCACAATACAGCAGCGGCGGCACAGGATTGCGAGAGCGGTTGcggccaaaataa